ACTTGACATATTCACCTTGTTCATTTTCGCTGCCATCTTCTTTGCTATTTCGCCATAGGTGACAACCTCACCGTATGGTATTTCACATAAAATACCCCATACACTTTGACGAAACTCACCGCCAATGGGAGCTAACGGCAATTCGGAAATGGCAGGTTTTTCGCCCGCAAAATATCTGTCCAGCCAATTTTTTACGGCGATAAAAATCGGTATATCGTCTTTTTCTGCTATTTTTTCGGGTATGGTAGCCCCATAATATTTTTGTCCCTCTAACCATAAACCAACAAGATTTTTTCCGGCACATGCAAGCGTATATGTGCCTATGAGCGACTGATATGTAGTTGAGTAATACATTTTAAATCCCCTTATTGTAACGTGTTCCAAAGATTGATTGTGGCGTAACTGCGTCACGGTCGCCACGCTTTCGCCATTGTTAATCTCTACAGGTCTAAGCCTCGCCTCTTGGGGCGCTTGTCTAATAGTCAGTCGTAAACCCCGGGATACCCAGCCGCTTGCGGCGGGGAGGTTCATTAATTCTTTTAGGGTCTAGACTAGGTGATGTAATCACGTATTTCATTATCCTTTTCTTCCCGTATATGGGATTGCGAAATAATCGCCGGCTTGAAGGTATTTGTTCCATATTCGACTGATAGAGCTTGCGCTGACATTAACCCACTTAATGATAGCAGCTGCCGATTCTTTGCGTTGCTTTGCCTCAATTATGTTTTTCGTTCG
The genomic region above belongs to Syntrophobacterales bacterium and contains:
- a CDS encoding methylated-DNA--[protein]-cysteine S-methyltransferase translates to MATVTQLRHNQSLEHVTIRGFKMYYSTTYQSLIGTYTLACAGKNLVGLWLEGQKYYGATIPEKIAEKDDIPIFIAVKNWLDRYFAGEKPAISELPLAPIGGEFRQSVWGILCEIPYGEVVTYGEIAKKMAAKMNKVNMSSQAIGGAVGHNPISIIIPCHRVVGTNGSLTGYAGGVRKKVKLLELEGVDMSRLFIPAKGTAL